One segment of Pleomorphomonas sp. PLEO DNA contains the following:
- a CDS encoding LysR substrate-binding domain-containing protein, translating to MKLGRQIPLNALRVFEAVSRLMSFTRAGEELGMTQTAVSYQVKQLEGVLGELLFRRLPRRIELTEAGERLKPKVSEAFALLEEAMAAARMAVEEQLVINTTPTFAAHWLARRIGNFQLGAPHIAVRLVADNTPMDFGRDPGDVAIRFGKGDWPGLVAHHVMDLDCAPMLSPSLLDRVKPLDSPRDLLKCKIIDPGDPWWRLWFQAAGVHDADLEGRQRNLFGSQTLEASSAIAGHGVAILTPAFYREELTSGRLVMPFDIVCRDGSAYWLVYPENRRSQPKIRAFRDWLLKDIEAHPL from the coding sequence ATGAAGCTGGGCCGCCAGATACCGCTCAACGCGCTACGGGTGTTCGAGGCGGTGTCTCGCCTGATGAGCTTTACCCGCGCCGGCGAGGAACTCGGCATGACGCAGACGGCGGTGAGCTACCAAGTGAAACAGTTGGAGGGTGTGCTGGGAGAGCTGCTATTTCGCCGGCTGCCACGCCGGATCGAGCTGACCGAAGCCGGGGAGCGCTTGAAGCCCAAAGTGAGCGAGGCCTTTGCCTTGTTGGAGGAGGCCATGGCGGCTGCTCGGATGGCAGTCGAGGAGCAACTCGTCATCAACACCACACCGACGTTTGCCGCCCACTGGCTCGCCCGCCGCATCGGCAACTTCCAGCTCGGAGCGCCGCATATCGCCGTGCGGCTGGTCGCCGACAATACGCCGATGGATTTTGGCCGCGATCCCGGCGACGTCGCCATCCGGTTTGGCAAAGGCGACTGGCCGGGACTTGTCGCCCATCACGTCATGGACCTCGACTGCGCCCCGATGCTTAGCCCCTCTCTGCTAGACCGGGTCAAGCCGCTCGACAGTCCGCGTGACCTCCTCAAATGCAAGATCATCGATCCCGGCGACCCCTGGTGGCGGTTGTGGTTCCAGGCCGCAGGCGTGCACGACGCCGATCTTGAGGGACGACAACGCAACCTGTTCGGCTCGCAGACACTGGAAGCGAGCTCGGCCATCGCTGGTCACGGCGTCGCCATCCTGACGCCGGCATTCTACCGCGAGGAATTGACAAGTGGTCGGCTTGTCATGCCATTCGACATCGTCTGTAGAGATGGTTCCGCCTATTGGCTGGTTTATCCGGAAAACCGACGCAGCCAGCCAAAGATCCGAGCCTTCCGCGACTGGTTACTGAAGGACATTGAGGCGCACCCATTATAA
- a CDS encoding YnfA family protein, which yields MRSVLLQLIAAFFEIAGCFAFWAWLRLGKSPLWALPGILSLILFALILTRIDSTAAGRVFAAYGGVYIAASLAWLWTAERQAPDRWDLVGGAVCLVGAAIILLGPRAAAG from the coding sequence GTGAGGTCCGTCCTCCTGCAACTTATCGCGGCTTTCTTCGAAATAGCAGGCTGTTTCGCCTTTTGGGCATGGCTGCGCCTCGGCAAATCTCCGCTATGGGCGCTGCCGGGTATACTCTCGCTGATCCTGTTTGCGCTGATCCTGACGCGCATCGACAGCACGGCTGCTGGGCGCGTCTTTGCGGCCTATGGCGGCGTTTATATCGCCGCTTCGCTTGCCTGGCTGTGGACGGCGGAGCGGCAGGCGCCAGACCGCTGGGACCTGGTGGGAGGCGCGGTCTGCTTGGTTGGCGCGGCAATCATTCTTCTAGGACCGCGCGCGGCGGCTGGCTGA
- a CDS encoding PopZ family protein, protein MAKAAASAEPSMEEILASIRRIIADEPEGKEAAPAAPKATPAKAAAPKPEVEPMAKPAVEEEHISEDDLDKLFAQSGDDDNEPEMDVDDADDGDEPEVLDLADVGTVDEDEPLDLVEGLKDDEAEVAFAEPEPPRRPEPPKMEVPRARPAPELDVEEPLVSAAASATVQSAFGQLSHTVLAANGRTLDDLVKEMLRPMLHAWLDENLPVIVERLVRAEIERVSRGR, encoded by the coding sequence ATGGCCAAGGCAGCTGCGTCCGCCGAACCTTCAATGGAAGAGATCCTGGCTTCCATCCGGCGGATCATTGCCGACGAACCCGAAGGCAAGGAGGCGGCGCCGGCGGCGCCTAAAGCCACTCCGGCCAAGGCGGCTGCTCCCAAACCGGAGGTCGAGCCAATGGCTAAGCCGGCGGTCGAGGAAGAGCATATTTCCGAGGATGATCTCGATAAACTGTTCGCCCAGTCGGGCGACGACGATAACGAACCGGAGATGGATGTCGATGATGCCGACGATGGGGATGAGCCGGAAGTGCTCGATCTCGCGGATGTCGGCACTGTCGACGAGGATGAGCCGTTGGACCTTGTGGAAGGGTTGAAAGACGACGAGGCCGAGGTCGCCTTCGCCGAGCCAGAGCCGCCACGCCGGCCCGAGCCCCCAAAGATGGAAGTGCCGCGTGCTCGTCCGGCGCCTGAGCTGGACGTTGAAGAGCCGTTGGTCTCCGCTGCCGCCAGTGCGACTGTCCAGTCCGCTTTCGGCCAACTGAGCCACACCGTGCTTGCTGCCAACGGACGGACGCTCGACGATCTCGTCAAGGAGATGCTACGGCCGATGCTGCATGCTTGGCTGGATGAGAATTTGCCGGTGATCGTGGAGCGGCTGGTGCGCGCCGAGATCGAGCGCGTATCGCGCGGGCGTTGA
- a CDS encoding TolC family outer membrane protein: protein MIVGYIARVAMNMRCAVAFRPSLYLSAAFGLLVVMSGVASAESLQDAMAAAYANNPELNAQRAGTRAADENVPLALAQGRPTITGQISASLSASDTRYRYRSYTDWASVYTDSAAVKSQITIIQPLYAGGRIENGVNQAEAAVKASREQLRSKEQSTLLDTASAYMQVIMYGQALDLRKSNVAFLQEQVRAANDRFSVGEGTRTDVSQAEAAMAAATSAVSVAQADLITAQANYVKVVGHAPKNLKDPGPFTKLLPNKLSVAVDASRTEHPAIRAAIYNADTAAFNVQIEEGTLLPTLSLQGAVGNTLAANTTTDTNTPDKGRTLDASVAAVLSIPIYQGGAEYASVRKAKEELGQAKLQVDVARMSVDASLIQAWSTLESSKAQIVAAQASVDASNLALEGVVEEQKVGQRTTLDVLNAQSTLIDARLSQVSARAQLVVASYSVAAAMGRLDRERLNLKVVAYQPEHHYEQVRDKWIGLRTPDGR from the coding sequence TTGATCGTTGGCTATATCGCACGAGTGGCGATGAACATGAGGTGTGCCGTGGCGTTCCGTCCTTCCCTGTATCTGTCGGCCGCCTTCGGCCTCCTCGTTGTGATGTCAGGTGTCGCCTCGGCGGAATCATTGCAGGATGCGATGGCAGCCGCCTACGCCAACAACCCCGAACTCAACGCGCAACGAGCGGGAACGCGTGCCGCCGACGAAAACGTGCCTCTGGCGCTCGCGCAAGGCAGACCGACGATCACCGGCCAAATCTCGGCGTCGCTGAGCGCCAGCGACACCCGCTACAGGTATCGCTCCTATACGGACTGGGCGAGCGTCTATACCGATTCCGCGGCGGTAAAGAGCCAGATAACGATTATCCAGCCGCTCTACGCCGGTGGGCGCATCGAAAACGGCGTCAACCAGGCCGAGGCAGCGGTAAAGGCTTCGCGCGAGCAGCTTCGCTCCAAGGAGCAGTCGACGCTGCTGGATACGGCGTCGGCCTATATGCAGGTCATTATGTATGGTCAGGCGCTGGACTTGCGGAAGTCTAACGTCGCCTTCCTGCAGGAGCAGGTTCGCGCTGCCAACGACCGCTTTTCGGTGGGTGAGGGCACCCGTACAGACGTATCGCAGGCCGAAGCGGCAATGGCGGCGGCCACGTCGGCCGTCAGTGTGGCTCAAGCCGACTTGATCACCGCTCAGGCCAACTACGTCAAGGTGGTCGGCCATGCGCCGAAAAATCTAAAGGACCCCGGGCCTTTCACCAAGTTGCTGCCGAATAAGCTGTCGGTGGCCGTCGATGCCTCGCGAACCGAGCATCCGGCCATCCGAGCGGCGATTTATAACGCCGATACAGCCGCATTCAATGTTCAGATCGAAGAAGGCACATTGCTGCCCACCCTCTCTTTGCAGGGGGCGGTCGGTAACACGCTCGCCGCGAATACGACCACTGATACCAACACGCCTGACAAAGGGCGCACCCTTGATGCGTCGGTCGCCGCCGTCCTGTCTATTCCAATTTACCAGGGCGGCGCCGAGTACGCCTCCGTCCGTAAGGCCAAGGAAGAGCTGGGCCAAGCCAAGCTACAGGTCGATGTAGCTCGCATGTCGGTGGATGCTTCGCTCATCCAGGCCTGGAGCACGCTCGAATCGTCCAAGGCGCAGATCGTGGCGGCTCAAGCATCTGTTGATGCAAGTAATTTGGCGCTCGAAGGCGTCGTCGAGGAGCAGAAAGTCGGTCAGCGGACGACGCTCGACGTCCTCAACGCTCAGAGCACTTTGATCGATGCGCGGCTGTCACAGGTGAGTGCGCGGGCCCAACTGGTGGTGGCCAGCTACAGCGTCGCCGCGGCAATGGGGCGCCTGGATCGTGAGCGCCTGAACCTCAAAGTGGTCGCCTACCAGCCCGAGCACCACTACGAGCAGGTTCGCGACAAGTGGATTGGGTTGCGCACGCCGGACGGCCGCTGA
- a CDS encoding protein-L-isoaspartate O-methyltransferase, translated as MVDFPALRTKMVDGQVRPNDVTDLRIIDAMGEVARENFAPEDQKSLAYLDRDLPLGNGRAARVLIQPMVLARLLQYAGVKSTDKVLEVGTGSGYGAAVLARLAGSVVALEQDPDLAVIARLRLAGLANVAVVEAPLVKGAANAAPFDVILFNGAVATFPDVIAGQLAKGGRLLLVEEGESAPRAKLYTRGDAGVSGRVLFNASIPVLPGFEAVAAFAF; from the coding sequence ATGGTCGATTTTCCGGCGTTGCGCACAAAGATGGTCGACGGCCAGGTGAGGCCGAACGACGTGACCGATCTTCGTATCATCGACGCGATGGGCGAGGTGGCGCGAGAGAACTTCGCGCCGGAGGATCAGAAATCGCTTGCCTATCTCGATCGGGACCTGCCGCTCGGCAACGGTCGTGCGGCGCGGGTGTTGATCCAGCCGATGGTGCTTGCCCGCTTGCTGCAATACGCAGGAGTCAAGTCGACCGACAAGGTGCTGGAAGTCGGTACGGGCTCCGGTTACGGCGCCGCCGTGCTGGCGCGTCTCGCCGGATCGGTGGTGGCGCTGGAGCAGGATCCGGATCTGGCAGTCATTGCTCGCCTCCGGCTCGCGGGCCTTGCCAACGTAGCTGTCGTCGAAGCGCCACTCGTCAAGGGTGCTGCGAACGCCGCGCCCTTTGATGTCATCCTCTTCAACGGTGCCGTTGCCACATTCCCGGACGTCATTGCCGGTCAACTCGCCAAGGGTGGGCGGCTTCTTCTCGTCGAAGAAGGGGAAAGCGCGCCCAGAGCCAAGCTCTACACGCGCGGCGACGCTGGTGTGTCTGGCCGCGTGTTGTTCAATGCCTCGATTCCGGTTCTTCCCGGATTCGAAGCGGTTGCGGCTTTCGCCTTCTAG
- a CDS encoding glycoside hydrolase family 1 protein, producing the protein MNHVASPFPSTVTPADEIPGTVPEAEIRKARFPDGFIWGAATAAYQVEGAWDEDGKGESIWDRFAHTPGKIRGGVTGDIACDQYHRYEEDVALMRKLNLKSYRFSISWPRIQPNGTGAPNMKGLDYYSRLVDALLAAGIRPWCTLYHWDLPQGLEDRGGWPNRDLAGYFADYAGLLAKHLGDRITTWAPFNMPWAIAYMGYAAGALPPCRTSLSDFLKAAHTLGLAQGEAHRAVKAASSKATFGSAYEMAPAYPKTDSQADRAAAARYHAMNNVFFLEAAMKGHYPKAFVGEAPLELMDFRPGDETILKAPLDWIGFHYYTRRVVADASHEQHFGGGSFSGTEIESGGPGGRDPYTRFNAEMPKEGPLTEAGLELWPRGIYDLVSQISREYDGLPIEITESGCSYLDAPYEEDNGRVPDFRRIEWYRQVLSELARAIADGANVRAFHAWTLLDNFQWGEGHTERYGLIHTDFRNQKRTIKDSGLWFSRVAATNRLDW; encoded by the coding sequence ATGAACCATGTCGCCTCCCCGTTTCCTTCCACTGTCACACCGGCGGACGAGATCCCCGGTACGGTGCCGGAAGCCGAGATCCGCAAGGCGCGCTTTCCCGACGGCTTCATATGGGGTGCGGCGACCGCCGCCTATCAAGTGGAAGGCGCCTGGGACGAGGATGGCAAAGGCGAATCGATCTGGGACCGATTCGCCCACACACCCGGCAAGATACGCGGCGGTGTGACCGGTGACATCGCCTGCGACCAGTACCACCGCTACGAAGAAGACGTGGCATTGATGAGGAAACTCAACCTCAAGAGCTACCGCTTCTCCATCTCCTGGCCGCGAATCCAACCCAATGGCACCGGCGCCCCCAATATGAAAGGGCTCGACTACTATAGTCGGCTGGTTGACGCTCTGCTCGCCGCCGGTATCCGGCCATGGTGCACGCTGTATCACTGGGACCTGCCACAGGGACTTGAGGATCGCGGCGGCTGGCCGAACCGCGATCTTGCTGGCTATTTCGCAGATTACGCCGGCCTCCTGGCAAAGCATCTTGGCGACCGCATTACCACCTGGGCGCCGTTCAACATGCCATGGGCCATCGCGTACATGGGATATGCCGCAGGCGCCCTGCCTCCCTGCCGCACCAGCCTAAGTGATTTTCTGAAAGCGGCGCATACGCTGGGCCTAGCGCAAGGCGAGGCGCACCGCGCCGTCAAGGCGGCGTCATCAAAGGCAACCTTCGGCAGCGCTTATGAGATGGCGCCGGCCTATCCGAAGACCGACAGCCAAGCCGACCGAGCCGCGGCGGCGCGTTATCACGCCATGAACAACGTGTTCTTTCTAGAAGCGGCGATGAAGGGGCACTATCCCAAGGCTTTCGTCGGCGAGGCGCCGCTGGAGCTGATGGACTTCCGACCGGGCGACGAGACCATTCTCAAGGCACCGCTTGATTGGATCGGCTTTCACTACTACACGCGCCGCGTCGTCGCGGACGCAAGCCATGAACAGCATTTTGGGGGCGGCAGCTTCAGCGGCACCGAAATCGAGTCGGGCGGGCCGGGTGGCCGCGATCCTTACACTCGGTTCAATGCCGAAATGCCCAAGGAAGGGCCGCTCACCGAGGCGGGTCTTGAGCTATGGCCGCGTGGCATCTACGACCTCGTAAGCCAGATTTCTCGGGAATACGACGGCTTGCCCATCGAAATCACAGAGAGCGGATGCAGCTATCTCGACGCGCCCTACGAGGAAGATAATGGCAGGGTGCCCGACTTCAGGCGGATCGAGTGGTATCGACAGGTTCTGTCCGAGCTCGCCCGGGCGATCGCCGACGGCGCGAACGTAAGAGCATTCCATGCCTGGACGTTGCTGGATAATTTTCAATGGGGCGAGGGCCATACCGAGCGTTACGGTCTGATCCATACTGATTTCCGCAACCAGAAGCGCACCATCAAGGATTCCGGGCTGTGGTTCAGCCGGGTAGCCGCCACCAATCGGCTCGACTGGTAG
- a CDS encoding PGPGW domain-containing protein, with protein MPKMKLWGRTVRLPRSRPLRVVMGFAFIAMGLVGFMPVVGFWMIPVGLAILSVDSPLARRFRRRAEVWVLRRYNRWRGRDGGST; from the coding sequence ATGCCGAAAATGAAGCTTTGGGGACGGACGGTGCGACTACCGAGAAGCCGGCCTCTTCGCGTCGTCATGGGGTTCGCCTTCATTGCCATGGGACTTGTCGGTTTCATGCCGGTCGTCGGCTTCTGGATGATTCCGGTCGGTCTTGCCATTCTCTCGGTGGATTCGCCTCTAGCTCGCCGGTTCAGGCGGCGTGCAGAAGTCTGGGTGCTCCGCCGCTACAATCGCTGGAGAGGGCGCGACGGCGGCTCCACTTAG
- a CDS encoding ROK family protein — MPSLKGNQSTSRTLNRLLLLNHLRRHGPTARSDIAAATGLSPAAISYVSSELLEQQVITERDAVADGGRRRMTRLDLNYAGHVSLGVKLMEYSFRATLTDLGTNVIDTLTADVDARSPEAVAKAIADALAHLLERSGEDKKRLIGIGLAMPGQHDAERGICLRCDRFGWKDVPIAALITDLAGAPVWVDNDVNAFALAEHLFGAGRKASSLAVFSFGRGIGAAMIVDGQLLRGRYGGAGEIGHLTVIEGGPRCECGRLGCLEAVTSLPAILNAYGIVRPSDRTIDPAALAALAAKGDAVAREILDTAGRRLGAAAATFASLFDPETMVIGGEGVLFGPALLDPLVATLKEKNFQRGTEVFVEFWNDDAWARGAAALAIDSFFSIPM; from the coding sequence ATGCCCTCGCTGAAGGGAAACCAGAGCACTTCGCGCACTCTCAACCGATTGCTGCTGCTCAATCATCTGCGTCGGCACGGCCCGACGGCCCGCTCGGATATCGCCGCTGCGACGGGGCTCAGCCCGGCGGCGATCTCCTACGTGTCGTCCGAGCTTTTGGAACAGCAGGTGATCACCGAGCGCGACGCTGTGGCCGATGGCGGCCGGCGCCGGATGACGCGGCTCGATCTCAACTATGCCGGCCATGTGTCGCTTGGCGTCAAGCTGATGGAATATAGCTTTCGCGCGACGCTGACCGATCTCGGCACCAACGTCATCGATACCCTTACCGCCGATGTCGATGCGCGCTCCCCGGAGGCGGTGGCAAAGGCAATTGCCGACGCGCTCGCCCATCTCCTCGAACGCTCGGGAGAGGACAAGAAGCGGCTGATTGGTATCGGCCTTGCCATGCCCGGTCAGCATGACGCCGAGCGGGGGATCTGCCTGCGTTGCGACCGGTTCGGTTGGAAGGATGTGCCGATCGCGGCGCTGATTACCGATCTGGCTGGCGCGCCTGTCTGGGTCGACAACGACGTCAACGCCTTCGCACTCGCCGAACATCTGTTCGGTGCCGGGCGAAAGGCGTCATCATTGGCTGTGTTTTCCTTCGGTCGCGGCATCGGCGCGGCAATGATCGTCGATGGCCAGCTACTGCGCGGCCGGTACGGTGGCGCCGGCGAGATCGGTCATCTCACTGTGATTGAGGGTGGCCCGCGCTGCGAATGCGGCAGGCTCGGCTGTCTCGAGGCGGTAACATCGCTGCCGGCCATCCTGAACGCTTACGGCATCGTTCGGCCATCCGATCGCACCATCGATCCGGCCGCTCTGGCGGCGCTCGCGGCGAAGGGCGACGCAGTGGCGCGGGAGATCCTCGACACCGCCGGCCGGCGGCTCGGCGCGGCGGCGGCCACCTTCGCCAGCTTGTTTGATCCGGAGACCATGGTGATCGGCGGCGAAGGCGTGCTGTTCGGCCCGGCGTTGCTCGATCCGCTGGTTGCCACGCTGAAGGAAAAGAACTTCCAGCGCGGCACCGAGGTGTTCGTCGAGTTCTGGAACGACGACGCCTGGGCACGCGGCGCGGCGGCGCTCGCCATCGACAGCTTCTTCTCAATCCCGATGTGA
- a CDS encoding GH1 family beta-glucosidase translates to MPRSTRAQFPDDFRWGVSTSALQIEGGTDADGRRPSVWDTFAAEPGRIRGGDTPALACDHYHRWKEDLDLVKALCVGAYRFSVSWPRILPTGTGAVNEAGLAFYDRLVDGLLERGIEPWLTLYHWDLPQPLEDAGGWPHRDTALAFANFADVVSRRLGDRVKRWITHNEPWCSTIKGYYEGEFAPGKRDLAAAMQATHHVLLSHGLALPVLRANVTDARCGIALSLHPIHTASDSEADRLAAIRHDGLRNRWFLDPLHGRGYPQDVLRELGAAAPTIVDGDLAIIAGRTDFLGINYYFREIIADDPQGGPMRSRVVEPEATDVTGFGWEVYPEGLTELLSRVKRDYQPVPIAITENGATYPDVVGADGKIHDEKRAVYIHRHIDALRAAVDSGVDLTGYFVWSLLDNFEWAEGYSKRFGLVHVDFATQKRTMKDSGRWLANFLKG, encoded by the coding sequence ATGCCTCGCTCTACTCGCGCCCAGTTTCCCGACGATTTCCGGTGGGGCGTTTCCACCTCCGCTCTGCAGATTGAGGGTGGAACGGATGCCGACGGTCGCCGTCCCTCGGTTTGGGACACGTTTGCTGCCGAGCCGGGCCGCATTCGGGGTGGCGATACGCCAGCCTTGGCTTGCGATCACTATCATCGTTGGAAAGAAGACCTCGATTTGGTGAAGGCGCTCTGCGTCGGCGCCTATCGCTTTTCCGTGTCGTGGCCGCGCATCCTGCCAACGGGAACCGGCGCGGTGAACGAGGCGGGCCTCGCCTTCTACGACCGTCTGGTCGATGGGCTGCTCGAACGCGGCATCGAGCCCTGGTTGACCCTTTATCATTGGGATCTGCCGCAACCGCTCGAAGATGCCGGTGGCTGGCCGCACCGGGACACCGCCCTCGCCTTCGCTAATTTCGCCGACGTGGTTTCCCGCCGGCTTGGCGATCGCGTCAAGCGCTGGATCACCCACAACGAGCCCTGGTGCAGCACCATCAAGGGCTATTACGAGGGCGAGTTCGCACCGGGCAAGCGAGACCTCGCGGCGGCGATGCAGGCGACCCACCACGTTCTGCTATCGCATGGCCTAGCGCTGCCGGTGCTCAGGGCCAACGTCACCGACGCCCGATGCGGCATCGCGCTCAGCCTGCACCCCATCCACACGGCGTCCGACTCCGAGGCGGACCGGTTGGCAGCCATCCGCCATGATGGTCTCAGGAACCGTTGGTTCCTCGATCCCCTGCACGGCCGCGGCTATCCGCAGGACGTTCTGCGCGAGCTCGGCGCCGCCGCCCCGACGATCGTCGACGGCGACCTTGCCATCATCGCCGGGCGGACCGATTTCCTCGGTATCAACTATTATTTCCGCGAGATCATCGCCGACGATCCCCAGGGGGGCCCGATGCGGTCGCGCGTGGTGGAACCAGAGGCCACCGACGTCACGGGCTTTGGTTGGGAGGTCTATCCCGAAGGCCTGACCGAACTGCTTTCCCGCGTCAAACGTGACTATCAGCCAGTCCCCATCGCCATCACCGAGAACGGCGCGACCTATCCCGACGTGGTCGGAGCGGACGGCAAGATTCATGACGAGAAGCGTGCCGTCTACATCCATCGCCATATCGACGCGTTGCGCGCGGCGGTGGACAGCGGCGTCGACCTCACCGGCTATTTCGTCTGGAGCCTTCTCGACAATTTCGAATGGGCGGAAGGCTATTCCAAACGGTTCGGCTTGGTGCACGTCGATTTCGCGACTCAGAAGCGGACCATGAAAGACAGCGGCCGCTGGCTCGCCAACTTTCTGAAGGGGTGA
- a CDS encoding ABC transporter substrate-binding protein has protein sequence MFTKLGVLGSAMAFALTTTTPVFAGTAEVIHWWTSGGEAAALKILVEAYEKTGNTWKDNPVAGGEAARMVARTRILGGDPPTSMQWQVGAPLMALAEEGQLNDIDAVAQDWDKLLPKVIADNAKYKGKYVSAPMDIHGHNWLWGNQAVLDDVGIPMPKTWDELIASADKIRAKGYIPLALGGQSWQEIFVFESILIDVGGRDFLTKVTYNLDDTALRSPEMLKAFETFAKVRDLVDPGSPSRDWNITGGLLINGKAAYMIMGDWLKGEFVAANKAPGKDIACEVFPAGGKTLVFGTDAFAMTAVKDPATREAQLALAKTIMDPVVQKEFSLRKGSIPPRLDIDKTGFDPCAQIAMGEAAEGHLFLVPDNVADATSIGALVDQMTTFLHSKMTPQEGMTAMADAVAATR, from the coding sequence ATGTTCACGAAACTTGGAGTGCTGGGCTCGGCCATGGCCTTTGCCCTGACGACAACCACGCCGGTGTTCGCCGGCACCGCCGAGGTCATTCATTGGTGGACCAGCGGTGGCGAGGCAGCGGCCTTGAAGATCCTGGTCGAAGCCTATGAAAAGACGGGCAACACCTGGAAGGATAACCCGGTGGCCGGCGGCGAGGCGGCGCGCATGGTGGCGCGCACCCGCATCCTCGGCGGCGATCCGCCGACCTCCATGCAGTGGCAGGTTGGCGCACCTTTGATGGCGCTGGCCGAGGAAGGCCAACTCAACGACATCGACGCGGTGGCACAGGACTGGGACAAGCTATTACCCAAGGTGATTGCCGACAATGCCAAGTATAAAGGCAAATACGTCAGCGCGCCGATGGATATCCATGGCCACAACTGGCTGTGGGGCAACCAGGCCGTTCTCGACGACGTCGGCATCCCCATGCCGAAGACCTGGGACGAGCTGATCGCCTCGGCCGACAAGATCCGCGCCAAGGGCTATATCCCGCTGGCGCTCGGCGGCCAGTCCTGGCAGGAGATCTTCGTTTTCGAGAGCATCCTGATCGACGTCGGCGGCCGTGATTTCCTGACCAAGGTCACCTACAACCTCGATGACACCGCGCTGCGCAGTCCGGAAATGCTCAAGGCCTTCGAAACCTTCGCCAAGGTGCGCGATCTCGTCGACCCCGGCAGTCCAAGCCGCGACTGGAACATCACCGGTGGCCTGCTGATCAATGGCAAAGCGGCCTACATGATCATGGGCGACTGGCTGAAGGGCGAGTTCGTGGCGGCGAACAAAGCCCCCGGCAAAGACATCGCCTGCGAAGTGTTCCCGGCTGGCGGCAAGACACTGGTCTTCGGCACCGACGCCTTCGCCATGACCGCCGTCAAGGACCCGGCGACCCGCGAAGCCCAACTCGCGCTCGCCAAGACGATCATGGACCCGGTGGTGCAGAAGGAATTCAGCCTGCGCAAGGGCTCGATCCCGCCACGCCTCGACATAGACAAGACCGGTTTCGACCCCTGCGCCCAGATCGCCATGGGGGAAGCGGCCGAGGGTCACCTGTTCCTTGTGCCCGATAACGTCGCAGACGCCACAAGCATCGGCGCGCTGGTCGACCAGATGACTACCTTCCTGCACAGCAAGATGACACCGCAGGAAGGCATGACCGCCATGGCCGACGCCGTGGCAGCGACCCGCTGA
- a CDS encoding carbohydrate ABC transporter permease, with product MRRFLQRHVSQVALSPSLALIAIFLYGFIAYTAAVSTTNSKAFPRFDSFVGLEQYWRLFHTPRWHVAFTNMFLFGGLFLLVTISLGLVIAILIDQRIRAESFFRSIVMYPMAMSFVVTGIIWQWLLNPTLGIEVMVHQLGFTSFRLDWLTNPDTVIWALVVAAFWQGCGLVMALFLAGLRGIDEDIWKAAAVDGIPAWRVYVYIVIPMLAPVFLTVVVLLALSIVRSFDLVVALTNGGPGVSSDLPSVFMFDMAFRRTNLGLSAASAVVMLGTVLAILIPYLYVETRERG from the coding sequence ATGCGCAGATTTCTCCAGCGGCACGTGTCGCAAGTCGCCCTGTCGCCCTCGCTGGCGCTGATCGCGATCTTTCTCTACGGCTTCATCGCCTATACGGCGGCCGTTTCCACGACCAATAGCAAGGCCTTCCCGCGCTTCGACAGCTTCGTCGGACTGGAGCAATACTGGCGGCTGTTTCACACGCCGCGCTGGCACGTCGCCTTCACCAACATGTTCCTGTTCGGTGGGCTGTTCCTGCTCGTCACCATTTCGCTCGGGCTCGTCATTGCCATCCTGATCGACCAGCGCATCCGCGCGGAAAGCTTCTTCCGCTCGATCGTCATGTATCCGATGGCCATGTCCTTCGTGGTGACCGGCATCATCTGGCAATGGCTGCTCAACCCCACCCTCGGTATCGAGGTGATGGTGCACCAACTGGGCTTCACCAGCTTTCGCCTCGACTGGCTGACCAATCCCGACACCGTCATCTGGGCTCTGGTGGTGGCCGCCTTCTGGCAAGGCTGTGGCCTCGTCATGGCGCTGTTTCTCGCCGGCCTGCGTGGCATCGACGAGGACATATGGAAGGCAGCGGCGGTCGACGGGATTCCCGCCTGGCGGGTCTACGTTTACATCGTCATCCCGATGCTGGCGCCGGTGTTCCTCACCGTCGTCGTGCTTTTGGCTCTGTCGATCGTCCGCTCGTTCGACTTGGTGGTGGCGCTGACCAATGGCGGCCCAGGCGTGTCGTCCGACCTGCCGTCGGTGTTCATGTTCGACATGGCCTTCCGCCGCACCAATCTCGGCCTGTCGGCCGCCTCGGCGGTGGTGATGCTCGGCACCGTGCTGGCGATCCTGATCCCCTATCTCTACGTCGAAACGAGGGAGCGCGGCTGA